A portion of the Zootoca vivipara chromosome 6, rZooViv1.1, whole genome shotgun sequence genome contains these proteins:
- the FCSK gene encoding L-fucose kinase isoform X1, producing the protein MAGGEVDWTVIVLTCQHKDSVFAFQKELEVRRDRGSLGRQPILLTVEDPKGQVGSGGATLNALLVAAEHLSARAGYTVVTSDVLQKAWILILHMGRDFLFDDCSRAFTCLPLEDPAAPAEALTCNLDSLLATLMHQVCRGSPPGVWVSSTDMLLTVPTMKEIDWHGFQGVRVIAVPGSISYARQHGVYLADAQGVVHDIFYQSPEDQIQQCVGPDGKVPLVCGVVFFSSEAAEQLLATHVMSPLDACTYMGLDSGAPAIQLSLFFDILLCMAQGVSEEAFVKGQRPGMGSGDNVQETGAERSARSVLWKTLHATPLTMAYIPEGCYDYMTMSASDHIRHLTPHPGNARSRSFCKVAHSHVAEPQLLAEGCSVTNSLLEGAVKVGPGSVIQHCRLKGPLEIHTGCLLTGLDVASSVALRSYLLRDVVVQGHTVRLRGIPCKVFTLSGHHDDWQSMAEEGGTYLNMPWNEFFLHTGIRSHDLWSPDTPSSRRCLLNARLFPVLHASEPLGVRDVLWLLGSPLSPPGAEQLQRWRTSWRMSWEELQGSLDQEAELAARRATFFLQAQSKTKKVLMEHSNCSLLPLIRSAALEGYHKAMLETLDQVASMARDPGVAARSLACIADLLGCLAKGEGGLRSGPAANVAWAQAFQHLEKGDIPEGVKELAKERKKWLDRPVLLVRAARHYEGAEQILVRQAVMSSCQFISLRLATLPPMGRWVRAACPARIDLSGGWSDTPPITYEHGGAVVDLAVLVDGHRPIGAQARRIAEPELRLVSSSGRLEGEMVVELVCRDLEDLQDYCQPHAPGALLKAALICTHIVDLASQNSLREQLMEHFGGGFELRTWSRLPHGSGLGTSSILAGAVMASLYQASGHSTSVESLIHAVLHLEQVLTTAILLLQKERGLPTIDKSSLHWIRDPSCLPQGIHLATGKQAGSLPQHLFLFLAGGGWQDQVGGLVPGVKIGRSKPQLPLKVEVEQITIPESFIHTLNEHLLLLYTGKTRLARNLLQDVLRNWYARLPTIVQNASALVNNAEECAQALRQGNLALLGKCMNHYWLQKKNMAPGCEPLAVRRMMEVLQPHVYGQSMAGAGGGGFLYVLTKEPRNQEALQRILMETEGLGNFSIHTVEVDTAGFQMQLLEEDWEP; encoded by the exons ATGGCTGGAGGAGAGGTGGACTGGACCGTCATCGTTCTGACATGTCAGCACAAGGACAGCGTCTTTGCCTTCCAAAAAG AACTGGAGGTCCGCAGGGATCGGGGCTCCTTGGGGCGACAGCCCATCCTGCTGACGGTTGAAGACCCCAAGGGCCAGGTTGGCAGCGGAGGAGCCACCCTCAACGCACTACTAGTGGCAGCTGAGCACTTGAGCGCTCGAGCAGGCTACACG GTGGTCACATCTGATGTCTTGCAAAAGGCCTGGATCCTCATTCTGCACATG GGCCGGGACTTCCTATTCGATGACTGCAGCCGAGCATTCACCTGCCTCCCCCTGGAGGATCCTGCAGCCCCTGCTGAGGCACTCACCTGCAACCTGGACAGCCTCCTTGCAACCCTGATGCACCAG GTGTGCAGAGGCTCCCCCCCAGGGGTCTGGGTTTCCAGCACGGATATGCTTCTCACAGTCCCAACCATGAAAG agaTCGACTGGCATGGATTCCAGGGGGTGAGAGTCATTGCTGTGCCTGGGAGCATTTCCTATGCTAGGCAGCATGGAGTCTACCTCGCTGACGCTCAG GGGGTAGTGCATGACATCTTCTACCAAAGCCCCGAAGACCAAATCCAGCAGTGCGTGGGGCCAGACGGGAAGGTCCCACTG GTGTGTGGGGTTGTCTTCTTCTCCTCTGAAGCAGCGGAGCAGCTTCTGGCCACCCATGTCATGTCACCCCTTGATGCCTGCACCTACATGGGGCTGGACTCAGGAGCCCCTGCCATCCAG CTCTCTCTCTTCTTCGACATCCTGCTCTGCATGGCTCAGGGAGTCAGTGAAGAGGCCTTTGTGAAGGGTCAGAGACCAGGGATGGGCAGTGGCGACAATGTCCAGGAGACAGGGGCAGAGAGAAGTGCCCGTTCCGTGCTGTGGAAAACTCTCCATGCCACGCCGCTCACAATGG CATACATCCCCGAGGGTTGCTATGACTACATGACCATGTCTGCCAGCGACCACATCCGCCACCTCACGCCCCACCCAGGCAATGCCCGCAGCAGGTCCTTCTGCAAAGTGGCACATTCCCATGTGGCT GAGCCTCAGCTGCTGGCTGAGGGCTGCTCCGTCACCAACAGCCTCTTGGAGGGAGCAGTGAAAGTGGGGCCTGGGAGCGTGATCCAGCACTGCCGCTTGAAG GGCCCTTTGGAGATTCACACTGGCTGCCTCCTCACTGGGCTGGATGTGGCATCCTCCGTGGCCCTCAGGAGCTACCTGCTTCGGGACGTGGTTGTCCAGGGACACACCGTCAGGCTGAGAGGGATCCCTTGTAAGGTCTTCACCCTGAGTGGGCATCATGACGACTGGCAG AGTATGGCAGAAGAAGGCGGCACCTACCTGAACATGCCCTGGAATGAGTTTTTCCTCCACACTGGAATACG GAGTCACGATCTTTGGAGCCCAGACACCCCTTCCAGCCGCCGCTGCCTGCTGAATGCCCGCCTGTTTCCCGTGCTGCATGCCTCCGAGCCCCTGGGAGTCAGGGACGTCCTCTGGCTCTTGGGctcccctctttctcctccagGGGCTGAGCAGCTGCAGCGCTGGCGGACTTCCTGGCGCATGTCCTGGGAGGAGCTGCAGGGGAGCCTGGACCAGGAGGCGGAGCTGGCTGCCCGCAGGGCCACCTTCTTCTTGCAGGCCCAGAGCAAGACCAAGAAGGTCCTGATGGAGCATAGCAACTGCAGCCTTCTACCGCTGATCCGCTCCGCAGCCCTGGAGGGCTACCACAAGGCCATGCTGGAGACACTAGACCAGG TTGCCTCCATGGCCAGAGACCCTGGCGTTGCTGCTCGATCCCTGGCTTGCATTGCTGACCTCCTGGGCTGCCTGGCCAAAGGGGAAGGGGGCTTACGGAGTGGCCCGGCAGCCAACGTGGCTTGGGCCCAGGCCTTCCAGCACCTTGAGAAGGGGGACATCCCTGAGGGTGTCAAGGAACTggccaaggagaggaagaagtgGCTGGACAG gcctGTCCTCCTTGTCCGCGCCGCTCGGCACTATGAGGGTGCTGAGCAGATCCTTGTCCGCCAGGCTGTGATGTCCTCCTGCCAGTTCATCAGCCTCAGGCTGGCCACACTGCCTCCCATGGGCCGCTGGGTGAGAGCGGCCTGCCCAGCCAGAATAGACCTCTCTG GTGGCTGGAGTGACACTCCTCCCATCACATATGAACACGGAGGTGCAGTGGTGGACCTGGCTGTCCTGGTGGATGGGCACAGGCCCATTGGTGCACAGGCCCGGCGCATTGCCGAGCCAGAGCTGCGGCTTGttagcagcagcgggaggctggAAGGAGAGATGGTGGTGGAGCTGGTCTGCAGAGACTTGGAAGACCTACAGGATTACTGCCAACCTCATGCACCCG GAGCTTTGTTGAAAGCAGCCTTGATTTGCACCCACATTGTGGACCTTGCTTCTCAGAATTCCTTGCGGGAGCAACTGATGGAACACTTTGGAGGCGGCTTTGAACTCCGCACCTGGTCACGTCTTCCTCACGGATCAGGACTGG GCACCAGCAGCATCCTGGCAGGGGCTGTGATGGcttctctataccaggcatctgGGCACTCCACCAGCGTTGAGTCCCTCATCCACGCCGTGCTGCATTTGGAGCAGGTTCTCACAACAG CAATTTTACTGCTTCAGAAAGAAAGAGGGCTCCCAACTATAGATAAGTCTTCTCTTCATTGGATCAGAGACCCCTCCTGCCTCCCACAAGGGATTCACCTGGCAACTGGTAAACAAGCAGGATCTCTTCCTCAACACTTGTTCTTGTTCCTTGCAGGTGGAGGGTGGCAGGACCAAGTGGGTGGGCTGGTGCCAGGCGTCAAGATTGGGCGTTCAAAGCCTCAGCTGCCACTAAAGGTAGAAGTGGAGCAAATCACCATCCCGGAGAGCTTCATACACACCCTGAATGAGCACCTGCTCCTGCTGTACACAGGCAAGACCCGCCTGGCCCGCAACCTGCTCCAG gATGTTCTAAGGAACTGGTATGCCCGGCTACCCACCATTGTGCAGAATGCCAGCGCACTGGTGAACAACGCAGAGGAGTGTGCCCAGGCCCTTCGGCAAG GCAACCTGGCTCTCTTGGGCAAGTGTATGAATCATTACTGGCTGCAGAAGAAGAATATGGCCCCTGGGTGTGAGCCTTTGGCTGTCCGGCGCATGATGGAGGTGCTCCAGCCTCATGTCTATGGGCAGAGCATGGCTGGCGCTGGAGGAGGTGGCTTTCTCTATGTCTTAACTAAAGAGCCCAGGAACCAAGAGGCCTTGCAAAGGATCTTGATGGAAACAGAG GGCCTGGGGAATTTCAGCATCCACACTGTGGAGGTGGACACAGCTGGCTTCCAAATGCAGCTTCTGGAGGAAGATTGGGAGCCATAG
- the FCSK gene encoding L-fucose kinase isoform X3 has protein sequence MGRDFLFDDCSRAFTCLPLEDPAAPAEALTCNLDSLLATLMHQVCRGSPPGVWVSSTDMLLTVPTMKEIDWHGFQGVRVIAVPGSISYARQHGVYLADAQGVVHDIFYQSPEDQIQQCVGPDGKVPLVCGVVFFSSEAAEQLLATHVMSPLDACTYMGLDSGAPAIQLSLFFDILLCMAQGVSEEAFVKGQRPGMGSGDNVQETGAERSARSVLWKTLHATPLTMAYIPEGCYDYMTMSASDHIRHLTPHPGNARSRSFCKVAHSHVAEPQLLAEGCSVTNSLLEGAVKVGPGSVIQHCRLKGPLEIHTGCLLTGLDVASSVALRSYLLRDVVVQGHTVRLRGIPCKVFTLSGHHDDWQSMAEEGGTYLNMPWNEFFLHTGIRSHDLWSPDTPSSRRCLLNARLFPVLHASEPLGVRDVLWLLGSPLSPPGAEQLQRWRTSWRMSWEELQGSLDQEAELAARRATFFLQAQSKTKKVLMEHSNCSLLPLIRSAALEGYHKAMLETLDQVASMARDPGVAARSLACIADLLGCLAKGEGGLRSGPAANVAWAQAFQHLEKGDIPEGVKELAKERKKWLDRPVLLVRAARHYEGAEQILVRQAVMSSCQFISLRLATLPPMGRWVRAACPARIDLSGGWSDTPPITYEHGGAVVDLAVLVDGHRPIGAQARRIAEPELRLVSSSGRLEGEMVVELVCRDLEDLQDYCQPHAPGALLKAALICTHIVDLASQNSLREQLMEHFGGGFELRTWSRLPHGSGLGTSSILAGAVMASLYQASGHSTSVESLIHAVLHLEQVLTTAILLLQKERGLPTIDKSSLHWIRDPSCLPQGIHLATGKQAGSLPQHLFLFLAGGGWQDQVGGLVPGVKIGRSKPQLPLKVEVEQITIPESFIHTLNEHLLLLYTGKTRLARNLLQDVLRNWYARLPTIVQNASALVNNAEECAQALRQGNLALLGKCMNHYWLQKKNMAPGCEPLAVRRMMEVLQPHVYGQSMAGAGGGGFLYVLTKEPRNQEALQRILMETEGLGNFSIHTVEVDTAGFQMQLLEEDWEP, from the exons ATG GGCCGGGACTTCCTATTCGATGACTGCAGCCGAGCATTCACCTGCCTCCCCCTGGAGGATCCTGCAGCCCCTGCTGAGGCACTCACCTGCAACCTGGACAGCCTCCTTGCAACCCTGATGCACCAG GTGTGCAGAGGCTCCCCCCCAGGGGTCTGGGTTTCCAGCACGGATATGCTTCTCACAGTCCCAACCATGAAAG agaTCGACTGGCATGGATTCCAGGGGGTGAGAGTCATTGCTGTGCCTGGGAGCATTTCCTATGCTAGGCAGCATGGAGTCTACCTCGCTGACGCTCAG GGGGTAGTGCATGACATCTTCTACCAAAGCCCCGAAGACCAAATCCAGCAGTGCGTGGGGCCAGACGGGAAGGTCCCACTG GTGTGTGGGGTTGTCTTCTTCTCCTCTGAAGCAGCGGAGCAGCTTCTGGCCACCCATGTCATGTCACCCCTTGATGCCTGCACCTACATGGGGCTGGACTCAGGAGCCCCTGCCATCCAG CTCTCTCTCTTCTTCGACATCCTGCTCTGCATGGCTCAGGGAGTCAGTGAAGAGGCCTTTGTGAAGGGTCAGAGACCAGGGATGGGCAGTGGCGACAATGTCCAGGAGACAGGGGCAGAGAGAAGTGCCCGTTCCGTGCTGTGGAAAACTCTCCATGCCACGCCGCTCACAATGG CATACATCCCCGAGGGTTGCTATGACTACATGACCATGTCTGCCAGCGACCACATCCGCCACCTCACGCCCCACCCAGGCAATGCCCGCAGCAGGTCCTTCTGCAAAGTGGCACATTCCCATGTGGCT GAGCCTCAGCTGCTGGCTGAGGGCTGCTCCGTCACCAACAGCCTCTTGGAGGGAGCAGTGAAAGTGGGGCCTGGGAGCGTGATCCAGCACTGCCGCTTGAAG GGCCCTTTGGAGATTCACACTGGCTGCCTCCTCACTGGGCTGGATGTGGCATCCTCCGTGGCCCTCAGGAGCTACCTGCTTCGGGACGTGGTTGTCCAGGGACACACCGTCAGGCTGAGAGGGATCCCTTGTAAGGTCTTCACCCTGAGTGGGCATCATGACGACTGGCAG AGTATGGCAGAAGAAGGCGGCACCTACCTGAACATGCCCTGGAATGAGTTTTTCCTCCACACTGGAATACG GAGTCACGATCTTTGGAGCCCAGACACCCCTTCCAGCCGCCGCTGCCTGCTGAATGCCCGCCTGTTTCCCGTGCTGCATGCCTCCGAGCCCCTGGGAGTCAGGGACGTCCTCTGGCTCTTGGGctcccctctttctcctccagGGGCTGAGCAGCTGCAGCGCTGGCGGACTTCCTGGCGCATGTCCTGGGAGGAGCTGCAGGGGAGCCTGGACCAGGAGGCGGAGCTGGCTGCCCGCAGGGCCACCTTCTTCTTGCAGGCCCAGAGCAAGACCAAGAAGGTCCTGATGGAGCATAGCAACTGCAGCCTTCTACCGCTGATCCGCTCCGCAGCCCTGGAGGGCTACCACAAGGCCATGCTGGAGACACTAGACCAGG TTGCCTCCATGGCCAGAGACCCTGGCGTTGCTGCTCGATCCCTGGCTTGCATTGCTGACCTCCTGGGCTGCCTGGCCAAAGGGGAAGGGGGCTTACGGAGTGGCCCGGCAGCCAACGTGGCTTGGGCCCAGGCCTTCCAGCACCTTGAGAAGGGGGACATCCCTGAGGGTGTCAAGGAACTggccaaggagaggaagaagtgGCTGGACAG gcctGTCCTCCTTGTCCGCGCCGCTCGGCACTATGAGGGTGCTGAGCAGATCCTTGTCCGCCAGGCTGTGATGTCCTCCTGCCAGTTCATCAGCCTCAGGCTGGCCACACTGCCTCCCATGGGCCGCTGGGTGAGAGCGGCCTGCCCAGCCAGAATAGACCTCTCTG GTGGCTGGAGTGACACTCCTCCCATCACATATGAACACGGAGGTGCAGTGGTGGACCTGGCTGTCCTGGTGGATGGGCACAGGCCCATTGGTGCACAGGCCCGGCGCATTGCCGAGCCAGAGCTGCGGCTTGttagcagcagcgggaggctggAAGGAGAGATGGTGGTGGAGCTGGTCTGCAGAGACTTGGAAGACCTACAGGATTACTGCCAACCTCATGCACCCG GAGCTTTGTTGAAAGCAGCCTTGATTTGCACCCACATTGTGGACCTTGCTTCTCAGAATTCCTTGCGGGAGCAACTGATGGAACACTTTGGAGGCGGCTTTGAACTCCGCACCTGGTCACGTCTTCCTCACGGATCAGGACTGG GCACCAGCAGCATCCTGGCAGGGGCTGTGATGGcttctctataccaggcatctgGGCACTCCACCAGCGTTGAGTCCCTCATCCACGCCGTGCTGCATTTGGAGCAGGTTCTCACAACAG CAATTTTACTGCTTCAGAAAGAAAGAGGGCTCCCAACTATAGATAAGTCTTCTCTTCATTGGATCAGAGACCCCTCCTGCCTCCCACAAGGGATTCACCTGGCAACTGGTAAACAAGCAGGATCTCTTCCTCAACACTTGTTCTTGTTCCTTGCAGGTGGAGGGTGGCAGGACCAAGTGGGTGGGCTGGTGCCAGGCGTCAAGATTGGGCGTTCAAAGCCTCAGCTGCCACTAAAGGTAGAAGTGGAGCAAATCACCATCCCGGAGAGCTTCATACACACCCTGAATGAGCACCTGCTCCTGCTGTACACAGGCAAGACCCGCCTGGCCCGCAACCTGCTCCAG gATGTTCTAAGGAACTGGTATGCCCGGCTACCCACCATTGTGCAGAATGCCAGCGCACTGGTGAACAACGCAGAGGAGTGTGCCCAGGCCCTTCGGCAAG GCAACCTGGCTCTCTTGGGCAAGTGTATGAATCATTACTGGCTGCAGAAGAAGAATATGGCCCCTGGGTGTGAGCCTTTGGCTGTCCGGCGCATGATGGAGGTGCTCCAGCCTCATGTCTATGGGCAGAGCATGGCTGGCGCTGGAGGAGGTGGCTTTCTCTATGTCTTAACTAAAGAGCCCAGGAACCAAGAGGCCTTGCAAAGGATCTTGATGGAAACAGAG GGCCTGGGGAATTTCAGCATCCACACTGTGGAGGTGGACACAGCTGGCTTCCAAATGCAGCTTCTGGAGGAAGATTGGGAGCCATAG
- the FCSK gene encoding L-fucose kinase isoform X2 — MAGGEVDWTVIVLTCQHKDSVFAFQKELEVRRDRGSLGRQPILLTVEDPKGQVGSGGATLNALLVAAEHLSARAGYTVVTSDVLQKAWILILHMGRDFLFDDCSRAFTCLPLEDPAAPAEALTCNLDSLLATLMHQVCRGSPPGVWVSSTDMLLTVPTMKEIDWHGFQGVRVIAVPGSISYARQHGVYLADAQGVVHDIFYQSPEDQIQQCVGPDGKVPLVCGVVFFSSEAAEQLLATHVMSPLDACTYMGLDSGAPAIQLSLFFDILLCMAQGVSEEAFVKGQRPGMGSGDNVQETGAERSARSVLWKTLHATPLTMAYIPEGCYDYMTMSASDHIRHLTPHPGNARSRSFCKVAHSHVAEPQLLAEGCSVTNSLLEGAVKVGPGSVIQHCRLKGPLEIHTGCLLTGLDVASSVALRSYLLRDVVVQGHTVRLRGIPCKVFTLSGHHDDWQSMAEEGGTYLNMPWNEFFLHTGIRSHDLWSPDTPSSRRCLLNARLFPVLHASEPLGVRDVLWLLGSPLSPPGAEQLQRWRTSWRMSWEELQGSLDQEAELAARRATFFLQAQSKTKKVLMEHSNCSLLPLIRSAALEGYHKAMLETLDQVASMARDPGVAARSLACIADLLGCLAKGEGGLRSGPAANVAWAQAFQHLEKGDIPEGVKELAKERKKWLDRPVLLVRAARHYEGAEQILVRQAVMSSCQFISLRLATLPPMGRWVRAACPARIDLSGGWSDTPPITYEHGGAVVDLAVLVDGHRPIGAQARRIAEPELRLVSSSGRLEGEMVVELVCRDLEDLQDYCQPHAPGALLKAALICTHIVDLASQNSLREQLMEHFGGGFELRTWSRLPHGSGLGTSSILAGAVMASLYQASGHSTSVESLIHAVLHLEQVLTTGGGWQDQVGGLVPGVKIGRSKPQLPLKVEVEQITIPESFIHTLNEHLLLLYTGKTRLARNLLQDVLRNWYARLPTIVQNASALVNNAEECAQALRQGNLALLGKCMNHYWLQKKNMAPGCEPLAVRRMMEVLQPHVYGQSMAGAGGGGFLYVLTKEPRNQEALQRILMETEGLGNFSIHTVEVDTAGFQMQLLEEDWEP, encoded by the exons ATGGCTGGAGGAGAGGTGGACTGGACCGTCATCGTTCTGACATGTCAGCACAAGGACAGCGTCTTTGCCTTCCAAAAAG AACTGGAGGTCCGCAGGGATCGGGGCTCCTTGGGGCGACAGCCCATCCTGCTGACGGTTGAAGACCCCAAGGGCCAGGTTGGCAGCGGAGGAGCCACCCTCAACGCACTACTAGTGGCAGCTGAGCACTTGAGCGCTCGAGCAGGCTACACG GTGGTCACATCTGATGTCTTGCAAAAGGCCTGGATCCTCATTCTGCACATG GGCCGGGACTTCCTATTCGATGACTGCAGCCGAGCATTCACCTGCCTCCCCCTGGAGGATCCTGCAGCCCCTGCTGAGGCACTCACCTGCAACCTGGACAGCCTCCTTGCAACCCTGATGCACCAG GTGTGCAGAGGCTCCCCCCCAGGGGTCTGGGTTTCCAGCACGGATATGCTTCTCACAGTCCCAACCATGAAAG agaTCGACTGGCATGGATTCCAGGGGGTGAGAGTCATTGCTGTGCCTGGGAGCATTTCCTATGCTAGGCAGCATGGAGTCTACCTCGCTGACGCTCAG GGGGTAGTGCATGACATCTTCTACCAAAGCCCCGAAGACCAAATCCAGCAGTGCGTGGGGCCAGACGGGAAGGTCCCACTG GTGTGTGGGGTTGTCTTCTTCTCCTCTGAAGCAGCGGAGCAGCTTCTGGCCACCCATGTCATGTCACCCCTTGATGCCTGCACCTACATGGGGCTGGACTCAGGAGCCCCTGCCATCCAG CTCTCTCTCTTCTTCGACATCCTGCTCTGCATGGCTCAGGGAGTCAGTGAAGAGGCCTTTGTGAAGGGTCAGAGACCAGGGATGGGCAGTGGCGACAATGTCCAGGAGACAGGGGCAGAGAGAAGTGCCCGTTCCGTGCTGTGGAAAACTCTCCATGCCACGCCGCTCACAATGG CATACATCCCCGAGGGTTGCTATGACTACATGACCATGTCTGCCAGCGACCACATCCGCCACCTCACGCCCCACCCAGGCAATGCCCGCAGCAGGTCCTTCTGCAAAGTGGCACATTCCCATGTGGCT GAGCCTCAGCTGCTGGCTGAGGGCTGCTCCGTCACCAACAGCCTCTTGGAGGGAGCAGTGAAAGTGGGGCCTGGGAGCGTGATCCAGCACTGCCGCTTGAAG GGCCCTTTGGAGATTCACACTGGCTGCCTCCTCACTGGGCTGGATGTGGCATCCTCCGTGGCCCTCAGGAGCTACCTGCTTCGGGACGTGGTTGTCCAGGGACACACCGTCAGGCTGAGAGGGATCCCTTGTAAGGTCTTCACCCTGAGTGGGCATCATGACGACTGGCAG AGTATGGCAGAAGAAGGCGGCACCTACCTGAACATGCCCTGGAATGAGTTTTTCCTCCACACTGGAATACG GAGTCACGATCTTTGGAGCCCAGACACCCCTTCCAGCCGCCGCTGCCTGCTGAATGCCCGCCTGTTTCCCGTGCTGCATGCCTCCGAGCCCCTGGGAGTCAGGGACGTCCTCTGGCTCTTGGGctcccctctttctcctccagGGGCTGAGCAGCTGCAGCGCTGGCGGACTTCCTGGCGCATGTCCTGGGAGGAGCTGCAGGGGAGCCTGGACCAGGAGGCGGAGCTGGCTGCCCGCAGGGCCACCTTCTTCTTGCAGGCCCAGAGCAAGACCAAGAAGGTCCTGATGGAGCATAGCAACTGCAGCCTTCTACCGCTGATCCGCTCCGCAGCCCTGGAGGGCTACCACAAGGCCATGCTGGAGACACTAGACCAGG TTGCCTCCATGGCCAGAGACCCTGGCGTTGCTGCTCGATCCCTGGCTTGCATTGCTGACCTCCTGGGCTGCCTGGCCAAAGGGGAAGGGGGCTTACGGAGTGGCCCGGCAGCCAACGTGGCTTGGGCCCAGGCCTTCCAGCACCTTGAGAAGGGGGACATCCCTGAGGGTGTCAAGGAACTggccaaggagaggaagaagtgGCTGGACAG gcctGTCCTCCTTGTCCGCGCCGCTCGGCACTATGAGGGTGCTGAGCAGATCCTTGTCCGCCAGGCTGTGATGTCCTCCTGCCAGTTCATCAGCCTCAGGCTGGCCACACTGCCTCCCATGGGCCGCTGGGTGAGAGCGGCCTGCCCAGCCAGAATAGACCTCTCTG GTGGCTGGAGTGACACTCCTCCCATCACATATGAACACGGAGGTGCAGTGGTGGACCTGGCTGTCCTGGTGGATGGGCACAGGCCCATTGGTGCACAGGCCCGGCGCATTGCCGAGCCAGAGCTGCGGCTTGttagcagcagcgggaggctggAAGGAGAGATGGTGGTGGAGCTGGTCTGCAGAGACTTGGAAGACCTACAGGATTACTGCCAACCTCATGCACCCG GAGCTTTGTTGAAAGCAGCCTTGATTTGCACCCACATTGTGGACCTTGCTTCTCAGAATTCCTTGCGGGAGCAACTGATGGAACACTTTGGAGGCGGCTTTGAACTCCGCACCTGGTCACGTCTTCCTCACGGATCAGGACTGG GCACCAGCAGCATCCTGGCAGGGGCTGTGATGGcttctctataccaggcatctgGGCACTCCACCAGCGTTGAGTCCCTCATCCACGCCGTGCTGCATTTGGAGCAGGTTCTCACAACAG GTGGAGGGTGGCAGGACCAAGTGGGTGGGCTGGTGCCAGGCGTCAAGATTGGGCGTTCAAAGCCTCAGCTGCCACTAAAGGTAGAAGTGGAGCAAATCACCATCCCGGAGAGCTTCATACACACCCTGAATGAGCACCTGCTCCTGCTGTACACAGGCAAGACCCGCCTGGCCCGCAACCTGCTCCAG gATGTTCTAAGGAACTGGTATGCCCGGCTACCCACCATTGTGCAGAATGCCAGCGCACTGGTGAACAACGCAGAGGAGTGTGCCCAGGCCCTTCGGCAAG GCAACCTGGCTCTCTTGGGCAAGTGTATGAATCATTACTGGCTGCAGAAGAAGAATATGGCCCCTGGGTGTGAGCCTTTGGCTGTCCGGCGCATGATGGAGGTGCTCCAGCCTCATGTCTATGGGCAGAGCATGGCTGGCGCTGGAGGAGGTGGCTTTCTCTATGTCTTAACTAAAGAGCCCAGGAACCAAGAGGCCTTGCAAAGGATCTTGATGGAAACAGAG GGCCTGGGGAATTTCAGCATCCACACTGTGGAGGTGGACACAGCTGGCTTCCAAATGCAGCTTCTGGAGGAAGATTGGGAGCCATAG